One region of Oryza sativa Japonica Group chromosome 10, ASM3414082v1 genomic DNA includes:
- the LOC4349163 gene encoding subtilisin-like protease, whose amino-acid sequence MEWSSMRWWCLAVVLLLSTPLLAAGYLQERKNYIVHLEPRDEAAAAAGDASVEEWHRSFLPQVAKLDSDSDGADGGPRIVYSYSDVFTGFAARLTDEEAEAVRATAGCLRLYPEEFLPLATTRSPGFLGLHLGNEAFWSHSGFGRGVVIGILDTGILPSHPSFGDDGLQPPPKNWKGTCEFKAIAGGGCNNKIIGARAFGSAAVNSSAPPVDDAGHGTHTASTAAGNFVENANVRGNADGTASGMAPHAHLAIYKVCTRSRCSIMDIIAGLDAAVKDGVDVLSFSIGASSGTQFNYDPIAIAGFKAMERGIVVSCAAGNSGPDPGTVGNGAPWMLTVAAGTMDRAIRTTVRLGNGDEFDGESLFQPGNNSAANPLPLVYPGADGSDTSRDCSVLRDAEVTGKVVLCESRGLNGRIEAGQTVAAYGGAGIIVMNRAAEGYTTFADAHVLPASHVSFDAGTKIAAYVNSTDNPTASIAFKGTVIGSSPSPAVTFFSSRGPSKASPGILKPDITGPGMNILAAWAPSESHTEFSDGVGLSFFVESGTSMSTPHLSGIAALLKSLHPDWSPAAIKSAIMTTSDAVDRTGVPIKDEQYRHATFYAMGAGYVNPALAFDPGLVYDLHADDYIPYLCGLGIGDDGVKEIAHRPVTCSDVKTITEAELNYPSLVVNLLAQPITVNRTVTNVGKPSSVYTAVVDMPKDVSVIVQPPMLRFTELKEMQSFTVTVRWAGQPNVAGAEGNLKWVSDEHIVRSPIIIPATAA is encoded by the coding sequence ATGGAGTGGTCGTCGATGCGGTGGTGGTGCCTCGCCGTGGTGCTCCTCCTGTCcacgccgctgctcgccgcggGTTACCTGCAGGAGAGGAAGAACTACATCGTGCACCTCGAGCCGAGggacgaggccgccgccgccgctggcgacgCCTCCGTCGAGGAGTGGCACCGCTCGTTCCTGCCGCAGGTGGCCAAGCTCGATTCCGACTCCGACGGCGCCGACGGAGGCCCGCGCATTGTGTACTCCTACAGCGACGTGTTCACCGGGTTCGCCGCGCGGCTCACggacgaggaggccgaggcggtGAGGGCCACGGCGGGGTGCCTCAGGCTGTACCCCGAGGAGTTCCTGCCGCTGGCGACGACGCGCTCGCCGGGGTTCCTTGGGCTCCACCTCGGGAACGAGGCGTTCTGGAGCCACTCGGGGTTTGGCCGCGGCGTCGTGATTGGGATCTTGGACACCGGGATCCTGCCCAGCCACCCGTCGTtcggcgacgacggcctccagccgccgcccaaGAACTGGAAGGGCACGTGTGAGTTCAAggcgatcgccggcggcggatgcAACAACAAGATCATCGGCGCCCGCGCGTTCGGGAGCGCCGCGGTGaactcgtcggcgccgccggtggacgACGCGGGGCACGGCACGCACACGGCCAGCACGGCCGCGGGCAACTTCGTGGAGAACGCCAATGTCCGGGGCAACGCCGACGGCACGGCCTCCGGGATGGCGCCGCACGCGCACCTCGCGATATACAAGGTGTGCACCCGCAGCCGCTGCTCCATCATGGACATCATCGCCGGGCTGGACGCCGCCGTGAAGGACGGCGTCGACGTGCTGTCATTCTCCATCGGCGCGTCCTCCGGCACGCAGTTCAACTACGaccccatcgccatcgccgggTTCAAGGCCATGGAGCGTGGCATCGTCGTCAGCTGCGCCGCGGGCAACTCCGGCCCGGACCCCGGCACGGTCGGCAACGGCGCGCCGTGGATGCTCACCGTCGCGGCCGGCACCATGGACCGCGCGATACGCACCACCGTGAGGCTCGGTAACGGCGACGAATTCGACGGCGAGTCACTGTTCCAGCCGGGGAACAACTCCGCCGCGAACCCGCTCCCGCTCGTGTACcccggcgcagacggctccgaCACAAGCCGCGACTGCAGCGTGCTCCGCGACGCCGAGGTGACCGGCAAGGTGGTGCTCTGCGAGAGCAGAGGCCTGAACGGCCGCATCGAGGCCGGCCAGACCGTGGCGGcgtacggcggcgccggcatcaTCGTGATGAACAGAGCAGCCGAGGGGTACACCACCTTCGCCGACGCGCACGTGCTCCCGGCGTCGCACGTCAGCTTCGACGCCGGGACCAAAATCGCGGCGTACGTGAACTCCACGGACAACCCGACGGCGAGCATCGCGTTCAAGGGGACGGTGATTGGCTcgtccccgtcgccggccgtcacCTTCTTCTCGTCGCGTGGGCCAAGCAAGGCCAGCCCGGGCATCCTGAAGCCGGACATCACCGGGCCCGGCATGAACATCCTCGCCGCGTGGGCGCCGAGCGAGTCGCACACGGAGTTCTCCGACGGCGTCGGCCTCTCCTTCTTCgtcgagtccggcacgtccatgtCGACGCCTCACCTGAGCGGCATTGCCGCTCTCCTCAAGAGCCTCCACCCGGACTGGTCCCCCGCGGCGATCAAGTCGGCGATCATGACGACGTCGGACGCCGTGGACCGCACCGGCGTCCCCATCAAGGACGAGCAATACCGCCACGCCACCTTCTACGCCATGGGCGCCGGCTACGTCAACCCGGCGCTCGCGTTCGACCCCGGCCTAGTCTACGACCTCCACGCCGACGACTACATCCCCTACCTCTGCGGGCTGGGGATCGGAGACGACGGCGTGAAGGAGATAGCCCACCGGCCGGTCACCTGCTCCGACGTCAAGACCATCACCGAGGCAGAGCTCAACTACCCATCCCTCGTCGTCAACCTGCTCGCGCAGCCGATCACGGTGAACCGGACGGTGACCAACGTCGGGAAGCCCAGTTCCGTGTACACGGCCGTCGTCGACATGCCCAAGGACGTGTCCGTGATCGTGCAGCCGCCGATGCTTCGGTTCACGGAGCTGAAGGAGATGCAGAGCTTCACCGTGACGGTGCGGTGGGCCGGCCAGCCgaacgtcgccggcgccgagggCAACCTGAAGTGGGTCTCGGACGAACACATCGTGAGGAGCCCCATCATCATCCCAGCCACGGCCGCGTAG
- the LOC4349164 gene encoding cytochrome P450 704C1 has translation MGAERGGDSCYSPAAVMATAGALALVAICSYLAVTSNKQKRRRRPPVVGTVFHQLYNVRRIHDYHTALSREHTTFRMLVPAGGDQIYTCDPAVVEHILKTNFANYGKGPFNHGNAKDLFGDGIFAIDGEKWKQQRKIASYDFSTRALRDFSCAVFKRNAAKLAGIVSNHAASNQSMDFQGLMLRATMDSIFTIAFGTDLNTLDGSGEGSRFAAAFDDASEFTMLRYISPLWKLARLLNVGVEAMLKERIKVVDEFVYRLIRARSDELSNSHDSGSRQDILSRFLQATTSDSVVDYKYLRDIILNIVIAGKDTTAGALAWFLYMVCKHPEVQEKICHEAMVATSAGDTASVDEFLQSLTDQALNNMHYLHAALTETLRLYPSVPMENKQCFSDDVLPNGFNVSKGDIVFFIPYAMGRMESLWGKDAEYFRPERWLDENGVFQQESPFKFTAFQAGPRICLGKEFAYRQMKIFAAVLLRFFVLKLRDEKEIVSYRTTLTLAIDQGLHLTATAR, from the exons ATGGGAGCGGAACGCGGCGGGGACTCTTGCTACTCTCCGGCGGCGGTaatggccaccgccggcgccctcGCTCTGGTGGCGATCTGCTCGTACCTGGCCGTCACCAGCAACAagcagaagcggcggcggcggccgccggtggTCGGCACGGTGTTCCACCAGCTGTACAACGTCCGGCGCATACACGACTACCACACGGCGCTGTCCCGCGAGCACACGACCTTCCGGATGCTCgtgccggccggcggcgaccagataTACACCTGCgaccccgccgtcgtcgagcacATCCTCAAGACCAACTTCGCCAACTACGGCAAG GGGCCGTTTAACCACGGGAACGCCAAGGACCTGTTCGGGGACGGCATCTTCGCCATCGACGGCGAGAAGTGGAAGCAGCAGAGGAAGATCGCCAGCTACGACTTCTCCACCAGGGCCCTCCGCGACTTCAGCTGCGCCGTCTTCAAGAGGAACGCCGCCAAGCTCGCCGGCATCGTCTCCAACCACGCCGCGTCAAACCAATCCATGGACTTCCAG GGTTTGATGCTGAGAGCAACGATGGACTCCATCTTCACCATCGCATTCGGCACAGACCTCAACACGCTGGACGGCTCCGGCGAGGGGAGCCGCTTCGCCGCGGCGTTCGACGACGCCAGTGAGTTCACCATGCTCCGCTACATCAGCCCGCTCTGGAAGCTGGCAAGGCTCCTCAACGTCGGCGTCGAGGCCATGCTCAAGGAGAGGATCAAGGTCGTCGACGAATTCGTGTACAGGCTCATCCGTGCCAGGTCCGACGAGCTCTCCAACTCACACGACTCC GGTTCGAGGCAGGATATCCTATCAAGATTTCTCCAGGCAACGACCAGCGATTCTGTGGTCGATTACAAGTACCTGCGAGACATCATACTGAACATTGTCATAGCCGGCAAGGACACCACAGCTGGGGCGCTTGCTTGGTTCCTGTACATGGTGTGCAAGCACCCGGAAGTCCAGGAGAAGATCTGCCACGAAGCCATGGTGGCCACCAGCGCCGGGGACACCGCTTCCGTCGACGAGTTCTTGCAGAGCTTGACTGACCAAGCGCTGAACAACATGCACTACCTGCACGCCGCACTGACGGAGACGCTCCGGCTTTACCCTTCAGTTCCAATG gaaAACAAGCAGTGCTTTTCAGACGATGTATTGCCCAACGGTTTTAACGTCAGCAAGGGGGACATCGTGTTCTTCATCCCCTACGCGATGGGCCGGATGGAGAGCTTGTGGGGCAAAGACGCTGAATACTTCCGGCCTGAACGTTGGCTCGACGAAAACGGCGTCTTTCAGCAGGAAAGCCCGTTCAAGTTTACAGCATTTCAG GCCGGGCCAAGAATCTGCCTCGGGAAGGAGTTCGCGTACAGGCAGATGAAGATCTTCGCGGCCGTGCTGCTCCGTTTCTTCGTGCTCAAACTTCGCGACGAGAAGGAGATCGTTAGCTACAGGACCACGCTTACACTCGCCATCGACCAGGGTCTCCATCTGACGGCTACGGCGAGATGA